The genomic region CACGGATTAGTTAACATTACGCGTGTTGTTGcggtaaaagtattatagaaGTCTCCATACTAATAGCCAGATTATATTTACCCATTTACTTAAAAATGTGTTAATTAATCTCTATAGGTTAGAAAAAAGTAAATCCGTAATTTTTGTTagaaatttcattaatttctacTGTAAAAAAATTAGTGTAGTTATCGAACTAATTAGATAGTTACGCGTGAAGTGTTACATGCACTTCATGTTGATGTACATAGAtgaatttttaacagtaaaaatagatTGTACTTTTAATAGAATGACTAGTTTActatttgatctaacatatagtGACCGATTTGcacattttgaaataaagaaaacaaaatgcaatctaactcttaATACAATAGTCTCCATTATACTTTTACCATGTTCTTGCCTTAAAAGAGATTCATATCTTAATAAAACTTTTTAGTTATATAAAtactaacaaaaattaatttacatcaatcaaattcaattcatctcaaataagtatttattacaaaataatatttttatttaattttattacatatgatttttaaatattttattttttaaaatgataaaattagataTTCAACCATAAAAAATCCAATGCAAAtgaagggtgagtttggatgggcgattgggtgcggtgctgtgcgtttagcttactttttgtctcacgctacagtatctaatctcaccgccaccgttgtttttacactaaccgcaggtaaacgcaccgcccatccaaactcaccagAACTCTCTAAAAgagtatatattattttagctcatttattttagtttttcataaATTGGTTTCacattttacaaaaattgtGAAGTTATTCCAATTTAATCATACTATTAAACATTATggttaaatcatcaacataaaaatTAACGATTGGGTCATCTATATGCAAATAATAGCTAAAGAAAAActtattgataatatttttaaagaattattaataatttatatgcaataaattaataaaaaaaacaatatttcaatttcatatgtTTACTAATAATTAGAgtcataaaatttgataatcaAATTCTAACCAATTAATATAAAGAGAATAATTACTCAaactttgtaaaataaaatgaagtagtttttttagtaaattgGTCCCTATCGAGGATCGACTCGTATAAATAACGAAATAGAAAAGATAGAGAAGATCGAACAcaaattttatgtggaaaactCCTCCGAATAAGATAAAAACTATAAGCAAATGAGGCTTTGACTTTTtactaaatgagtaaacaaacgaAAATGcaatatgaagaaaataaaactaaatgtACTGAACGTACATTACCCAAAACCCCAAatataaaaccctaaatctcatggagcaaacccaaaaacaaaaccctaactctcATAGAGTTCTCTCAAAAAGAGTACAAAATTCTCTCCATTGTTACCACGAAAACTTTCACTGAAACTCATTTGTGACTACATTTTGTCTCCCTCAAAAGAAAAGTCATGTAGTACTATAGCTTTAATTGCCTTTTATTTGGCCTATCAAAACAAtgatacaagacacctttaaaTAGACTAAGATTAGAggtctaatcatactaaaatatccctagagtaatcagagtttaactaggagaagaaaccCGATTTATGTGGGGAACACGTCACACATCGAAATGTCCCCATTCGCACCGTCACAGCATCATCTGTCGTCACAACGTTAAGAAGCTTCTCGTCATGACGTCGCCATCTATTCGACCGAAAATACGAGACACACTCCACAATCCCTCAATTATACTCCGATTCTTGGTTTTGCCATTGAAGTGGTCCTTAAACTATCAATTTTGTCTCAGTTATAAAAAGACAATATTAACCAATAAGAATATGACACATGATGGATTCTTATTTATGTCATACACTTTTAGGTTAACATActatttggtacctaaatttggTTCAAAGGTTCAAATTGTATTCAAACCAAACAATATCGTGTGGCttaatgaatatttaataaatgtaCTCTAGTAAAAAAACACAAGTACttaattgagacaaaaaaaaactcaagtatcaaattgaatattgaagccaaacttaggtaccaattgggaaaaaaaaacttcaagtatcaaattgaaaaaaaatcaggTATCAAAGTGATTATTGAAAGCCAAActtaagtattaaataatatattaagccTACACTTTTTGGTAAAATGTGAGAAAAATGATAGTTTAAGGACCatgcttgaaaaagaaaagctttTAAAGATCGATATTGTTTAGGGATCAATCTACTAATAAACCCCCAAAAAATCCAAATAGATTCGAATCCGATCTGATCTAGGATTTAGAGTAAATAAATTCGAAATCTTTCTACCCGACCCGACTTGACTATCTTCGTTCCTTCCcttcccttttcttcttcccCTTATTTCTTACAGTCCGCCCTTAACCCACTCTTTAATACAAGTCCCTACTCAGATTTATCCCCCTTTCTTCCCCTACGAATTTCCGGCGAAAATGATGCCGCAGGAGCTTCAACCCCGCTCCTTCCGCCCTTACATCTCATCGTCGATTAGCGCCCCTTCTTTCACTTCCTTCACCAACGCTTCTTCCGTTCATTCCTCCGACGATCCTGACCCTAACCCTACAAACTCCAAATTCAAATCCAGTTTCCCTTCcctttcctcttcttcttcttcttcttcccgaTCCCTCAAGAACTCTCGATTTTCCCCTTCTTCATTCGCTCATAACGCTCGTTTAGCGATCGCTCTCGTCCCATGTGCCGCTTTCCTTCTCGACCTCGGTGGAACCCCTGTCGTTGCCACCTTAACGTTAGGTCTTATGATCGCTTACATCGTCGATTCGCTTAATTTCAAATCCGGAGCTTTCTTTGGTGTTTGGTTCTCTTTAATCGCTGCCCAGATCGCTTTCTTCTTTAGCGCTTCGCTTTACTACTCGTTGAGTTCGATTCCTCTTTCGATCCTCGCGGCTTTTCTTTGTGCGGAAACGAATTTCCTTATTGGCGCCTGGGCTTCGCTTCAGTTTAAGTGGATTCAGATTGAAAACCCCACTATTGTTTTGGCTTTGGAACGGCTTCTCTTTGCTTGTGTACCTTTCGCTGCTTCTTCGATCTTTACTTGGGCGACTGTTTCTGCTGTTGGTATGAATAATGCTTCTTACTATCTAATGGCTTTCAATTGTGTTTTCTATTGGGTTTTCGCGATTCCTAGAGTTTCTTCTTTTAAAACCAAGCAAGAAGTGAAGTACCATGGTGGGGAAGTTCCTGATGATAATTTGATTCTTGGTCCACTTGAGAGTTGTCTCCATACtttgaatttattgttttttcctCTGGTTTTCCATATCGCTTCACATTACTCGGTGATGTTTTCGTCTGCTGCTTCCATCAGTGATTTGCtgcttcttttctttattccttTCTTATTCCAATTGTATGCTTCAACAAGAGGAGCATTGTGGTGGGTCACGAAAAATCCCCTTCAGTTGCGTAGCATACAGTTGGTCAATGGTGCAATTGCATTGATTGTTGTTGTGATTTGCCTTGAGATTAGAGTTGTGTTTCGTTCGTTTGGGAGGTACATTCAGGTGCCGCCACCACTAAATTATCTTCTTGTTACCACTACCATGCTTGGAGGGGCTGCTGGAGCTGGTTTTTATGCGCTGGGAATGGTATCTGATGCGTTTAGCTCTTTGGCCTTCACTTCTTTGGCTGTTGTTGTCAGTGCTGCTGGAGCAATTGTGGTTGGATTTCCAATACTGGTATGTCTATTTCTTTGTCACCttaaatgagttaatttgaTGACTGTTCTATGCACAATCATGATATTTTGAGTATTCATTATTGACTTGTTTTGCCCGCTGGTCATGTTTAACTTTTTATGTTATCTCCTAAATTGTACTTAGACTAGCATGGCAAGCTGAGAAAtaacattatgaaattaatgtggTATGCTGTGTGTGTGCACTTGCATGTGGAAAGTAGAATTTCGAAACTCTATTGTAGAACTTTATCTTGCATGAGAAGATAATGTAGTTCAAAGTTAGTGAGTACTCATTCTAGTGGGTTCCAAGGCTTGAGTGAATCGCACTGAATTTTGGTAGCTTGGATTTGGCTCTAAAGTAGTTTACTCCTTGGATCTTGGTTATTGTTTCATTAATTTTGAGGAAAAATAGCTGATATTGAAGATCAAGTTGGCTGCTTTTTTGGGTATAGTTGCCAAGAGCATGTGCATATGTTAACGAGTTGTATATGATTTAAGGATGCTTGACAAATGCCTAGGATGAGCTATCTTGTCACCTGATTGTTTTATCCTCATTAGTCAAATTAGTCATTTGAAAGGTGTGGGATGCCAGAATTGGCTATGCTTTGGGATCTTTTTTTTGAGTTCGTTTTTGAATTTCATGTATTAATAGAACTATTTTgcttttcaaaatatattctGCCATATAGTGTTGCATGCTGTATTTATTACAAACATTCAGATCTCTTGCTAGTGATACCAGAATTGGCTATGCTTTGGGATCTTTTTTTTGAGTTCGTTTTTGAATTTCATGTATTAATAGAACTATTTTgcttttcaaaatataatctGCCATATAGTGTTGCATGCTGTATTTATTACAAACATTCAGATCTCTTGCTAGTGATTGCTCTTCTTAGCTTGTATTgttatataatgaattttatcaAGAGATAGAACGGAAAAAGAAAGGAACTCTTATTTTTTAGTGTTCAGAAATTTTAGTGGTTTCTACTTTATTTTGCAGTTTATTCCATTGCCTTCAGTTGCTGGCTTTTACTTGGCTCGTTTCTTTACAAAGAAGAGCCTTACATCGTATTTTGCCTTCGTTGTGCTTGGGAGCTTGATGGTTATGTGGTTTGTGATGCATAATTTCTGGGATTTAAACGTATGGTTGGCAGGCATGTCCctgaaatccttttgtaaaCTTATTGTTGCGGATGTTGTTCTAGCCATTGCTATTCCTGGTTTAGCACTTCTTCCgtcaaaacttcattttttgACTGAAGTTGGTTTGATCTGCCATGCATTGCTACTATGCCACATTGAGAATCGGTTCTTCAGTTACTCAAGCATATACTATTACGGATTGGATGATGATGTGATGTATCCAAGCTACATGGTCATCCTGACGACAATAATTGGCTTTGCACTTGTGCGGCGACTATCTGTGGATCATCGAATTGGACCCAAGGCAGTTTGGATTTTGACTTGTCTTTATTCCTCAAAGCTCTCTATGTTGTTTCTTACATCAAAATCTGTTGTGTGGGTGTCAGCTATCCTTTTATTGGCTATTTCACCACCATTGCTTCTTTACAGGTAGGCTCCTGATATATttctctcattctctctttAATTCTTAATTCAGATGAAAGCAATGATTTATTTTCCCCCTATCTTTGTGAACTTTGAAGGGATAAGTCGAGAACAGCATCAAAGATGAAAGCCTGGCAAGGATATGCACATGCTACTGTGGTTGCATTATCAGTCTGGTTTTGCCGTGAAACAATTTTTGAAGCATTACAATGGTGGAACGGTAGACCACCATCTGATGGTTTACTTCTAGGATTTTGTATCCTTTTGACTGGATTGGCTTGTGTACCCATTGTTGCTCTGCATTTCTCTCATGTCATGGTATGGACACATTTTGTTGCTTTTCcacatttttaaaagttatttgcCATTAAATTTCCTTATATATTTTCCATCAAAAAAAcatttcttgttttcttttgattagGAAAGGAGTTTATTTGACGTTCAAACATGCTACAAATACCTTCTCTCCTCTTGCTCTGAAAGAACGAGCTTCTAATTAAGAATTGAgctagaaaagaaattaaattgtcTGATATATATGCCTTCATCTTGTTGAGTTGAATATCATAGTTGATTTAAGGCTTGATGATTCTTGAACATGAATAAGAATTCATGgttgtttttaaataatgtgTGACAGCATTTTGTTTCTTCGCGTAAAATATTAGTACATTGATTATATTCCATTCTTGTTTATGCAGTCTGCAAAGAGATGCATTGTGTTGGTGGTGGCAACAGGTCTCCTGTTTATCCTAATGCAACCACCAATTCCATTATCATGGACCTACCGATCCGAGATAATCAGAGCTGCACGCCAATCTGCTGATGATATTTCCATATATGGCTTTATGGCATCGAAACCAACTTGGCCCTCTTGGTTACTTATATTGGCAATTCTTCTCACTTTAGCTGCTGCAACATCTGTCATACCCATTAAGTACATTGTAGAGTTGAGAGCTTTCTATGCCATTGCCATGGGTATTGCTCTCGGTGTTTACATATCTGCTGAGTTTTTCCTGCAGGCTGCTGTCCTTCATGCCCTCATTGTAGTAACCATGGTTTGTGCATCTTTTTTTGTGGTCTTCACCCATTTTCCATCGGCATCCAGTACAAAGCTCCTACCATGGGTGTTTGCTCTCCTTGTGGCTCTATTTCCCGTGACTTACCTATTAGAAGGTCAAGTGAGAATTAAAAGCTTCCTTGCGGAAAACGAATTTGGTGACACCGGAGAGGAAGACAGGAAGCTTACAACTCTACTGGCTGTTGAGGGGGCCAGGACATCTCTTCTCGGTCTGTATGCAGCAATCTTTATGCTTATAGCTttggaaataaaatatgaaCTTGCCTCACTTATACGGGAAAAGTCTTTCGACAAGGGTGCAATTAGACACAATCAATCTGGTCAAAGTAATTCTGTTGGTTTCCCTCCCCGAATGAGGTTCATGCAACAACGCCGCGCCTCTTCCGTCTCATCCTTCACAATTAAACGTATGGCTGCTGAAGGGGCATGGATGCCCGCGGTCGGTAATGTCGCTACCGTAATGTGCTTTGCTATATGCCTGATTCTAAATGTTAATCTCACCGGCGGCTCAAATCAGGCAATATTCTTCTTAGCTCCTATATTACTACTTCTCAACCAGGACTCAGATTTCGTCGCTGGATTTGGGGACAAACAGAGGTATTTCCCCGTTGCAGTCACCATATCAATCTATTTAGTCTTGACCTCAGTATACAGCATATGGGAAGACGTCTGGCACGGAAATGCCGGGTGGGGCATCGACATTGGGGGTCCTGGTTGGTTTTTTGCAGTAAAAAACCTAGCCCTCCTCATCCTAACATTCCCAAGCCACATCTTATTCAACCGATTCGTATGGACTTACTCAAAGACGACAGATTCAACACCACTCCTAACACTACCACTCAACCTGCCGCCGATCGTAATATCGGATTTGGTTAAGATTAGGGTGTTGGGATTGTTAGGAATAATTTATTCGGTGGCGCAGTACATAATATCTAGACAGCAATACATCTCaggaatgaaatatatttagacAAAAATAGATGTCtctgtttttctttgttttgtttgtacAATATGTTTTTTGGCAATTTTCAGGTGAGAGGTGTCTTAGAAATTTGAGGGTGTGTTTGTAAGTTCAAATTCACTCTCTTTGGGATTTTTATTCTATGCTCTTGAAATGCCAGAATCCTTTTGACATTTTCAATGTTTTACGGCTAATAATTTATATGGAGAGAATCATTAACTCGTTAGTTCAGAGTATCCGGTGTCGTGTCGGTGGGTGTATCGTTTTTCTGTTTGTTTATGTGttgattttttgataatttat from Gossypium raimondii isolate GPD5lz chromosome 1, ASM2569854v1, whole genome shotgun sequence harbors:
- the LOC105774286 gene encoding uncharacterized protein LOC105774286, giving the protein MMPQELQPRSFRPYISSSISAPSFTSFTNASSVHSSDDPDPNPTNSKFKSSFPSLSSSSSSSSRSLKNSRFSPSSFAHNARLAIALVPCAAFLLDLGGTPVVATLTLGLMIAYIVDSLNFKSGAFFGVWFSLIAAQIAFFFSASLYYSLSSIPLSILAAFLCAETNFLIGAWASLQFKWIQIENPTIVLALERLLFACVPFAASSIFTWATVSAVGMNNASYYLMAFNCVFYWVFAIPRVSSFKTKQEVKYHGGEVPDDNLILGPLESCLHTLNLLFFPLVFHIASHYSVMFSSAASISDLLLLFFIPFLFQLYASTRGALWWVTKNPLQLRSIQLVNGAIALIVVVICLEIRVVFRSFGRYIQVPPPLNYLLVTTTMLGGAAGAGFYALGMVSDAFSSLAFTSLAVVVSAAGAIVVGFPILFIPLPSVAGFYLARFFTKKSLTSYFAFVVLGSLMVMWFVMHNFWDLNVWLAGMSLKSFCKLIVADVVLAIAIPGLALLPSKLHFLTEVGLICHALLLCHIENRFFSYSSIYYYGLDDDVMYPSYMVILTTIIGFALVRRLSVDHRIGPKAVWILTCLYSSKLSMLFLTSKSVVWVSAILLLAISPPLLLYRDKSRTASKMKAWQGYAHATVVALSVWFCRETIFEALQWWNGRPPSDGLLLGFCILLTGLACVPIVALHFSHVMSAKRCIVLVVATGLLFILMQPPIPLSWTYRSEIIRAARQSADDISIYGFMASKPTWPSWLLILAILLTLAAATSVIPIKYIVELRAFYAIAMGIALGVYISAEFFLQAAVLHALIVVTMVCASFFVVFTHFPSASSTKLLPWVFALLVALFPVTYLLEGQVRIKSFLAENEFGDTGEEDRKLTTLLAVEGARTSLLGLYAAIFMLIALEIKYELASLIREKSFDKGAIRHNQSGQSNSVGFPPRMRFMQQRRASSVSSFTIKRMAAEGAWMPAVGNVATVMCFAICLILNVNLTGGSNQAIFFLAPILLLLNQDSDFVAGFGDKQRYFPVAVTISIYLVLTSVYSIWEDVWHGNAGWGIDIGGPGWFFAVKNLALLILTFPSHILFNRFVWTYSKTTDSTPLLTLPLNLPPIVISDLVKIRVLGLLGIIYSVAQYIISRQQYISGMKYI